The nucleotide window TCCATTAATGAGTTGATTGTCCGCTTTAATGAGTTAGGACAGAAAGCAGCAGATTCCAAAGAGAAACTTAAAGTTAGTCTAAGCGGATATTTGGGCACTACGGGAAGTGCCTATGATACTGAAGAGTTAAAGATGAAATCTGACTGGTTTCTAGGGCTTAAACTGAGCAAGGCATTTGGAGGGAATACCTTAAATACCTCCCTGGTCAAGGAAGAGACGGTTCCTCGGCTTTCTCTTTCCCAGGAAAAAACCGGGAGTATAAGCGCCTCTGCAGAGTTTAATCTCTTAGATGGACTTAGTCGTTTATCAGAGAAAAAAGGAGCCAGCGTAGAATATCTGCGCGCGGTGAATGAATTGTGGGAGGTGAAAAAGACTGTGGAATCAGAAGTGGTCAGTTCTTTTAACGAGTATCAGAAAGCCCTTTATCAATTAGATAATGTCTGGGAACGTATCCAGTTTCAGAAGAAGCGCGTGGATGTGACGGAGGCGCGCTGGAAACTGAATGAGGCAGGTATTTCTGATGTGCTGGAAGCAAAGATTGCCCTTGCTTCGGAAAAAGCATATTACAATAATCTCTTAGCCAATTACTATGGGGCGTTGAGCACGCTTACAAAAGCGTGCGGTCTGTATAAATATGCGGAGTTGATTCAAGGAGCTTCTCCGGAAATATTCTGGCATCGGGTAGCGGGAACAGAGGAACTTGATTATACCCAACTGCATAAGGAAGTTTTTCTTCCTAAGGGCGAGAAAATAGTCAAAATTGAGGACCTTCCCGGAGGGAAAATTATTGCGGTAAATAACGAAAGTGGTTTTGCCATCATTAATCTCGGTCAGGACCAGGGTGTAAGAGAAGGAGCAGAGTTGTGGGTGTATCGCCGGAAGGAAAAGGTGGGAGTATTAAAAGTCAGTAAGACCAAAAATGCTACTTCTTCTTGTAGGATTGCCCGTGCGGAAGCAGGAGAGAAAATTAGATTAGGGGATGAAGTAAAGGTAATACCTTAGGTAAAATCAAAAATTAGCAAAAGGAGGAGAAAAATGGCAAAAATGTCTCCTAAGAATTTAAGGATTGTAATTTTGATACTTATGGTGGTGTTAGTGATGGTTTTAGCGAAGAAATTAGCCAAGCCACCTCCGCAACCCCCAAAAGGGAGGACTACTGCTACTAAGGTTAGTCCCAAACTTACGCGGGGCGCAGAAGTGAAAAAGGAAGAAAAAAAGAAGAAAAAAGAGGAAAAAGCACCTCAGATTCCTTCTGCCTTGGAACAATTGCTGATGGGCACGGGTGAGGCAGAGAAAATTCCCGTTAAAGTTTATAAAATCTCCCGCACCGATTTTCAGGATGAACTGCCCATTGTGGGAACAGTAAGGAGTATTCCGGAGATAGACCTGAAGTTTGAGATAAATGGCAGAGTGGCAGAAATCCGGTTTAAGGAAGGAGAGCGGGTGAAAAAAGGAGAGCTTATTGCCCGGTTAGACCAAAAAGATGCCCAGTTAGAACTCTCTTGGGCAGAGGCAAAATATAATGCGGCGTTAGCAGAGGCAGAAGCAGTAAAGAAACGTGCAGAGACTATTGAGAAATTGTATGAAGTAGGGGCAATTGTAGAAGCACGGGTGGAAGAAGCAAGAGCAGAAGTCAAAGCCTCAGAAGAAAGAGCCAAAGTAGCAAAGGCAGAAGTAGAATCGGCTAAATCAAGACTGGAAAAGACTAATCTCTATGCTTCTCAAAATGGGATTATGGGCCCCCGGGACCTAGATGTAGGAGAGTTTGTTACCCCCAATGAACGTTTGGGAACGCTTTTTAGTGAAGAGAATACTTTTATTGAAGTGGGGGTGATTGAAAAAGATATAGGTAAAGTTCAGACGGGTCAGAGGGTCATTGTAAATGTTGACGCTTATCCCTATACTGATTTCTATGGAGTAGTAGAAAATATCTTTCCTAACTTAGAAGCACGTACCCGCACCTTGAATGTACGCATCAGACTTATAGAAACCAAAACGACGCTTCTTCCAGGAATGTTTGCCCGGACAAGGATTGTGGTCTATACGAAAAAGAATGCCTTGGTTGTTCCCAGCACCGCACTGTCAGTAGAAGGGAGAAGATATTTTGTTCCCGTTGTTAAGGATAATCGGGTAAGGAATAAAGAAGTGTTTACCGAGTATGCCACGTTAGACTATGCAGTGATTGCCCGTGGATTGGAAGAAGGGGAATTGGTTATTGTTGAGACGCCGGGATTAAAGAAATTAAAAGACGGAACTCCTGTGGAGATTACCGAGACCCAAGAGAAATTGGCCTCGGGTAAATAGTATTTTTGGTTAAATAGTTAAATTGGTTAGATGGGTAAATAGTTAAAAGGTTAAATAGTCAATTAGTTGATTTAATTTGCGAAGATGAGATTACCTGAGTTTTCAGTAAGAAAGCCGGTTACGGTAACCATGATTTTTCTGGGAGTGGCGCTTTTAGGATACATTTCCTGGACAAGACTTCCCCAAGCACTTTTTCCTGCCATTACTTATCCCCAGATTACAGTAGTTACCGTTTACGAAAACGCTGCTCCCGAAGAGGTAGAGATTCTTATCACCAAAGTTATTGAAGAGGTGGTAGGTACTGTACCTAATCTTAAACGCATTTCTTCTATCTCCAAAGAGGGTCTTTCCACAATTATTCTAGAATTTAACTGGGGAACCAATATGGATTTGGCTTCTTTGGCAGTGCGGGAGAAAATTGATTTAATTAAAGAAAGACTTCCCTTAGGCGCGCAAGACCCGATTGTAATGAAATATAATCCTTTTGAACTTCCGGTAGTGATTCTTTCGGTTACCGGACCAATCAGCCCTCTGGAATTACGCGAGGTCTGCCGTAAGGTAATCAAAGATGAAATAGAAAAAATTGAGGGTGTTGCCTCCGCAAACATTACCGGAGGATGGGAAAGGGAAATCATCGTGGAAGTTGACCAAGGAAGACTTTCCGCAAACGGAATTCCTATTTTGCGCATTGTTAATGCCTTGAAGGAAACAAATTTTTCTTTTCCTGCAGGGACAATAAAGGAGACATTTTTTGAGTATCTGATTCGCACCATGGGAGAATTCGAAAGGGTTAATGAAGTAAAGAGTGTGGTAATCGAAGCAATGGAACCCAACCCACCAAAGACTCGTTACGAAATGTTCTTGCAGGAAAGAGAGAAGAAAGAAAAAGATAGACGCCTGATTTCTCTTTCCGATTTAGCCACGGTAAGAGATGCTTGGAAGGAACAAACCTCCATCTCCCGCTACAACGGCAAAGACAATGTGACGGTTTCGGTAATGAAACAGGCGGATGCCAATGTTGTGCTTACCGCACGTAAGGTAAGAGAGGTTTTGGAGAAGATTAAAGATAGAATTCCTAAACAATTGAATGTAGAAGTTATCTATGACCAGTCGGAATTTATCCGCGCTTCCATCCAGGATTTAAAGACAAATGCCTGGCAGGGAGGCGTGCTTGCCTTTTTAGTACTTTTGTTATTCTTGCGCGAGTTCCGTAGTTCTTTGATTATCAGTCTCTCCATACCTGTTTCCATTATGGCTGCGCTGTGCATGATGTATTTTCAGGGCATAAGTATCAATATGATGTCCCTAGGAGGATTGGCTTTAGGAGTGGGAATGATTGTAGATAATTCCATCGTTGTTTTGGAAAACATTTATCGTTATCGCAAACAGTATGGCAAAGGATTTAGGGAAGCAGTTATTTTGGGAGCAACCGAGATGGGCTCGGCAATTACCGGTTCGACATTGACTACCGTTGTCGTTTTTGTTCCCCTAATCTATGTGGTGGGAATTGCCGGGCAACTTTTCCGAGAAATGGCTTTGACCATTACCTACTCTTTGCTTATTTCTTTGGTTGTTGCTTTGACGCTTGTTCCTCGTCTGGCAGCAATAGGTAGCGAAAAAAAAGAGATAGAGATTAGTAAAGAGGTAAGGAAAAAAGAGCCAAAATTCTTCTTAAAGATCGGTAATGCCTATGCAAGACTAATTGCTATTTTTTTAAAATTTCGTTTTATAGGTCTTTTTCTCATTGGACTTGTTTTTATTTTGAGTATTGGGATGCTTGCTAAATCGGACCGAGAATTGTTGCCCAAAATTGATGAGAGGCAGTTTGTTCTGAAATTAGAGATGCAGACCGGAACAAAATTAGAAGTAACCGACCGAATATGCCGAGAGGTGGAGAAAGCACTTTTAAGTATTCCCGATATAGAAGGCGTAAGTTTGGCTATCGGTTCTACACGTGAGGAAAGAACCGGTGAAGTGGTGGAGACGATGGGTTCGCACCAAGCACGCTTTGTTGTGAATTTAAAGAAAGTGAATCGCCGGGACCCTGGTTATCGCTCGACGCAAGAGATAATTAATGTTTTCCAGGAGGAATTGGCGCATGCAAATTTGGAAGGAGCGCGTCTGGAGTATATTTTGCAAGAAAGTGTGTTCAAGATGGCTTTTCAGGCAGGTAAACCCATAAGTTTAGAAATAAAAGGGCATGATTTAAAAACTCTGGAAGCAATTTCCAAAGATATGGAGAAAATGTTGCAAGGAATTTCTGGGGTTTATGGAGTTACTTCCTCACTCGCTCCTCCCCATCCTGAAACAAAAGTCAATGTTTTAAAAGATAAGGCAGCTTACTATAATCTCTCGGTAAACGATATCGCTATGTCTGCCCAAGTGGCTATCAAAGGACATGTCGCCACCAAGTTTAAAGAAATGGGGCAGGAATATGATATAAGAGTGCGATTGAGGGAAGAGGACAGGAATGAGATGAATAAACTAAGGCAGATATTGATTCATTCTAATGCGCTTGATGTGGATATTCCGCTTTCTGATGTTGCCTATATTGTTTCCGGAACCGGTCCAAGTCAGATTGAAAGATTAGACCAGCAGAGAGTAATCGTCCTTTCTGCTAATATTTATAAACGTGGATTTGATAAAGTGGCGAAGGACATTGAATCTGCTTTATCCCGCTACAGGATACCCGAGGGATTTACTATAAAGTTGGGAGGCGAGCGTAAGGATATGGAAGAATCTTTTAAATCATTGCGTTTTGCCCTTATCCTTTCACTTATTCTCAACTATATGGTTATGGCTTCGGAATTCGAATCTTTATGGCAACCGTTTATTATTATGTTCAATCTTCCTCTATCAATAATCGGTGTTGCCTTGGCAATATTTTTCACCCGTACCACTTTAAATTCGGTGGTGATTTTAGGAACGATTATGTTGGGAGGAATTGTGGTTAATAATGGAATTGTTTTAATCGAGACGATAAACAGCCTCCGTAAGGAAGGGATGGTTGTAGAGAAGGCTTTAATCCAGGCAGGATTACAGAGGGTGCGTCCGATTATGATGACCTCGTTGACTACAATATTGGGACTACTTCCGCTTGCTTTGGGTTTAGGAGAGGGAGCTGAATTGCGTGCGCCGATGGCAATTACGGTTATTGGAGGGCTATTATCCGGAACATTCTTGACCCTTTTGGTGATTCCAGCTCTCTATTTAATCGTGTTTAGATTCTTTGCCCTCTTTAGAAAGAAGGAGGTTTTAGTAGAGATTGAGCCGCCGGAAATAATTCACGAAGGCGTAAAGCCCATTCCTGTAGAAATAACCCCGGAGGTAAAAATACTACCTGAGAAAGAAACAGTTCCTCAAATTTCCGGCATTCCTTTTGCCGAAGAGAAACTTCCTTTAGTGGAAGAGGAGAAACTCGGCGGATTGAACGAACGTCAGAAAAAGTTTTTAGCAGAGTTAAAGACAAAAATTCGTCTTACACGCAAAGATTATATTAAATTATTTAATGTTTCTATGCCCACTGCTGCACGGGATATTAAGATTTTGGTAGAAAAAGGTTTTATCCGTGCTAAAGGTCCTGCAGGACCGGGGAGATGGTATGAACTGACATAAATTCGAAGCACGAAATCCGAAGCTTGAAACAGGAAATTTAAAACTAGAAACTCTCGTTCCTTTGGGGCGATGTAATTTGTAAATCGTAAACCGTAATTCAGGAAAACGAACCCGAAGAACAGAACTGACTGAACGAGCTAACGAACCAAAGGGAGTTAACATTAAGTAAAATGAATCTGCCAAAATTATCCATTCATCGGCCAGTTACTTTTACCATGGTTTTCTGGGGAATAATTCTTGTAGGCATAGTTTCCCTACAGCGTTTGCCTGTAGAGATGATGCCCAATGTAGCTTTTGAAGATATCTCCATAATTATTCAGATTCGAGGAGGAATTCCTCCTTCTGATGTAGAGATGCTGGTTACTAAGCCAGTGGAAGAGGCGGTTGGTGGTGTGAGTCACTTAAGGGAAATTATTTCTATCTCTGAGGAGGGAGAGTCGCGGGTGGTTTTAAGGTTTGAGCCCGGAACCAATATG belongs to Candidatus Omnitrophota bacterium and includes:
- a CDS encoding efflux RND transporter periplasmic adaptor subunit: MAKMSPKNLRIVILILMVVLVMVLAKKLAKPPPQPPKGRTTATKVSPKLTRGAEVKKEEKKKKKEEKAPQIPSALEQLLMGTGEAEKIPVKVYKISRTDFQDELPIVGTVRSIPEIDLKFEINGRVAEIRFKEGERVKKGELIARLDQKDAQLELSWAEAKYNAALAEAEAVKKRAETIEKLYEVGAIVEARVEEARAEVKASEERAKVAKAEVESAKSRLEKTNLYASQNGIMGPRDLDVGEFVTPNERLGTLFSEENTFIEVGVIEKDIGKVQTGQRVIVNVDAYPYTDFYGVVENIFPNLEARTRTLNVRIRLIETKTTLLPGMFARTRIVVYTKKNALVVPSTALSVEGRRYFVPVVKDNRVRNKEVFTEYATLDYAVIARGLEEGELVIVETPGLKKLKDGTPVEITETQEKLASGK
- a CDS encoding efflux RND transporter permease subunit, which gives rise to MRLPEFSVRKPVTVTMIFLGVALLGYISWTRLPQALFPAITYPQITVVTVYENAAPEEVEILITKVIEEVVGTVPNLKRISSISKEGLSTIILEFNWGTNMDLASLAVREKIDLIKERLPLGAQDPIVMKYNPFELPVVILSVTGPISPLELREVCRKVIKDEIEKIEGVASANITGGWEREIIVEVDQGRLSANGIPILRIVNALKETNFSFPAGTIKETFFEYLIRTMGEFERVNEVKSVVIEAMEPNPPKTRYEMFLQEREKKEKDRRLISLSDLATVRDAWKEQTSISRYNGKDNVTVSVMKQADANVVLTARKVREVLEKIKDRIPKQLNVEVIYDQSEFIRASIQDLKTNAWQGGVLAFLVLLLFLREFRSSLIISLSIPVSIMAALCMMYFQGISINMMSLGGLALGVGMIVDNSIVVLENIYRYRKQYGKGFREAVILGATEMGSAITGSTLTTVVVFVPLIYVVGIAGQLFREMALTITYSLLISLVVALTLVPRLAAIGSEKKEIEISKEVRKKEPKFFLKIGNAYARLIAIFLKFRFIGLFLIGLVFILSIGMLAKSDRELLPKIDERQFVLKLEMQTGTKLEVTDRICREVEKALLSIPDIEGVSLAIGSTREERTGEVVETMGSHQARFVVNLKKVNRRDPGYRSTQEIINVFQEELAHANLEGARLEYILQESVFKMAFQAGKPISLEIKGHDLKTLEAISKDMEKMLQGISGVYGVTSSLAPPHPETKVNVLKDKAAYYNLSVNDIAMSAQVAIKGHVATKFKEMGQEYDIRVRLREEDRNEMNKLRQILIHSNALDVDIPLSDVAYIVSGTGPSQIERLDQQRVIVLSANIYKRGFDKVAKDIESALSRYRIPEGFTIKLGGERKDMEESFKSLRFALILSLILNYMVMASEFESLWQPFIIMFNLPLSIIGVALAIFFTRTTLNSVVILGTIMLGGIVVNNGIVLIETINSLRKEGMVVEKALIQAGLQRVRPIMMTSLTTILGLLPLALGLGEGAELRAPMAITVIGGLLSGTFLTLLVIPALYLIVFRFFALFRKKEVLVEIEPPEIIHEGVKPIPVEITPEVKILPEKETVPQISGIPFAEEKLPLVEEEKLGGLNERQKKFLAELKTKIRLTRKDYIKLFNVSMPTAARDIKILVEKGFIRAKGPAGPGRWYELT